Proteins co-encoded in one Micropterus dolomieu isolate WLL.071019.BEF.003 ecotype Adirondacks linkage group LG19, ASM2129224v1, whole genome shotgun sequence genomic window:
- the leprotl1 gene encoding leptin receptor overlapping transcript-like 1, with amino-acid sequence MAGIKALISLSFGGAIGLMFLMLGCALPVYDKYWPLFLLFFYILSPIPYCISRRVVDDTDSASNACKELAIFLTTGIVISAFGLPIVFARAEVIAWGACALVLTGNIVIFGTILGFFLVFGSNDDFSWQQW; translated from the exons ATGGCTGGGATTAAAG CTCTCATAAGCCTGTCCTTTGGAGGAGCCATTGGCCTCATGTTCCTCATGCTAGGATGTGCCCTCCCTGTGTACGA taAATACTGGCCTTTGTTCCTGCTCTTCTTCTACATCCTGTCGCCCATCCCTTACTGCATCTCGCGGAGGGTGGTCGACGACACAGACTCGGCCAGTAACGCCTGCAAAGAGCTGGCCATCTTTCTCACGACGGGCATCGTCATTTCAGCCTTCGGCCTGCCCATCGTCTTTGCAAGAGCTGAAGTA ATCGCCTGGGGAGCGTGTGCGCTCGTGCTAACGGGTAACATAGTCATCTTCGGGACTATCCTGGGCTTCTTCCTGGTCTTTGGATCCAACGACGACTTTAGTTGGCAGCAGTGGTAA